The proteins below are encoded in one region of Saccopteryx leptura isolate mSacLep1 chromosome 1, mSacLep1_pri_phased_curated, whole genome shotgun sequence:
- the CABP4 gene encoding calcium-binding protein 4 isoform X2, whose amino-acid sequence MLLRRRMGPCSTASSGRPVWAGAGGGRPGSWLALGTCWTLAPQDRELGPEELDELQAAFEEFDTDRDGYIGYRELGACMRTLGYMPTEMELIEVSQHVKMRMGGRVDFEEFVELMGPKLREETAHMLGVRELRIAFREFDRDRDGRITVAELRQAAPALLGEPLVDLELDEMLRDVDLNGDGTVDFDEFVMMLFAH is encoded by the exons ATGCTGCTCAGAAGACGTATGGGCCCCTGCTCAACCGCATCTTCGGGAAG GCCAGTgtgggcaggggctggaggaggacgCCCAGGGTCCTGGCTGGCCCTGGGGACATGCTGGACTCTGGCCCCGCAGGACCGCGAGCTGGGCCCCGAGGAGCTGGATG AGCTTCAGGCCGCCTTTGAGGAGTTTGACACGGACCGTGACGGCTACATCGGCTACCGGGAGCTGGGCGCCTGCATGCGGACGCTGGGCTACATGCCTACGGAGATGGAGCTCATCGAGGTCTCCCAGCACGTCAAGATGCGAA TGGGTGGCCGTGTGGACTTCGAGGAGTTTGTGGAACTGATGGGCCCGAAGCTGAGGGAGGAGACAGCGCACATGCTGGGGGTGCGGGAGCTCCGCATTGCCTTCCGAGAG TTTGACAGGGACAGGGATGGACGAATCACAGTGGCGGAGCTGCGACAGGCAGCACCAGCTCTGCTGGGGGAGCCGCTGGTGGATCTCGAGCTGGATGAGATGCTCCGAGACGTGGACCTCAATGGCGATGGCACCGTCGACTTTGATG AGTTTGTGATGATGCTTTTTGCTCACTGA
- the CABP4 gene encoding calcium-binding protein 4 isoform X1 has product MATEQVKEQYGPASAPSPQRPPVGVTAPRSGAEGQPLTRRRSKRERGLRGSQKGAESSGKQTPIQCPEAPGSSKNPPRTGGRQEEPAAAAAGPASCRQSHRHRPAPQHDAAQKTYGPLLNRIFGKDRELGPEELDELQAAFEEFDTDRDGYIGYRELGACMRTLGYMPTEMELIEVSQHVKMRMGGRVDFEEFVELMGPKLREETAHMLGVRELRIAFREFDRDRDGRITVAELRQAAPALLGEPLVDLELDEMLRDVDLNGDGTVDFDEFVMMLFAH; this is encoded by the exons ATGGCCACAGAGCAGGTGAAGGAGCAGTATGGCCCAgcctcagcccccagcccccagaggCCCCCTGTGGGTGTGACGGCTCCCAGGAGTGGGGCTGAGGGGCAACCCTTGACCAGaaggagaagcaagagggagaggggactcCGAGGGTCCCAGAAAGGTGCTGAGAGCTCTGGGAAGCAGACCCCGATCCAGTGCCCCGAGGCCCCGGGGAGCAGCAAGAACCCTCCCAGGACTGGAGGAAGACAGGAGGAGCCCGCCGCTGCAGCCGCTGGGCCGGCCTCTTGCCGCCAGTCCCACCGGCACCGGCCTGCCCCCCAGCACGATGCTGCTCAGAAGACGTATGGGCCCCTGCTCAACCGCATCTTCGGGAAG GACCGCGAGCTGGGCCCCGAGGAGCTGGATG AGCTTCAGGCCGCCTTTGAGGAGTTTGACACGGACCGTGACGGCTACATCGGCTACCGGGAGCTGGGCGCCTGCATGCGGACGCTGGGCTACATGCCTACGGAGATGGAGCTCATCGAGGTCTCCCAGCACGTCAAGATGCGAA TGGGTGGCCGTGTGGACTTCGAGGAGTTTGTGGAACTGATGGGCCCGAAGCTGAGGGAGGAGACAGCGCACATGCTGGGGGTGCGGGAGCTCCGCATTGCCTTCCGAGAG TTTGACAGGGACAGGGATGGACGAATCACAGTGGCGGAGCTGCGACAGGCAGCACCAGCTCTGCTGGGGGAGCCGCTGGTGGATCTCGAGCTGGATGAGATGCTCCGAGACGTGGACCTCAATGGCGATGGCACCGTCGACTTTGATG AGTTTGTGATGATGCTTTTTGCTCACTGA
- the GPR152 gene encoding probable G-protein coupled receptor 152, with protein MDTAMEANLGVLGRRPRTELDDEDYYPQGVWDTVFLVALLLLGLPANALMAWLAGSQARQGAGTRLALLLLSLALSDFLFLAAAAFQILEIQHGGHWPLGTAACRFYYFLWGVSYSSGLFLLAALSLDRCLLALCPRWYPGHRPVRLPLWVCAGVWVLATLFSVPWLVFPEAVVWWYDLVICLDFWDSEELPLRMLEILGGFLPFLLLLICHILTQAAACRTCCRRQPRPAARRGFARVAKTILSAYVVLRLPYQLAQLLYLAFLWDIYPGYLLWEMLVYSDYLILLNSCLSPFLCLLASADLRALLRAVLSSFAAALCEEQPGSFTPAELQTQEESGQTLPEPTAEAQPQANPTAQPQANPTAQPQVNPTAQPQLDSVAQPESDAMVHSQLNPTAQPQSDAVAQAQLDSMEQSQATPEAQTPGPAASSAPSPCDEASLAPSEDPTPEAPENPATPAASEGESSSRAPPEEGPAAGPT; from the exons ATGGACACTGCTATGGAAGCCAACCTGGGTGTTTTGGGCCGCAGGCCTCGCACGGAGCTTGATGATGAGGACTACTACCCCCAGGGTGTCTGGGACACAGTCTTCCTGGTGGCCCTGCTGCTCCTGGGGCTGCCCGCTAATGCACTCATGGCATGGCTGGCTGGCTCGCAGGCCCGACAGGGAGCAGGCACGAGGCTGGCCCTGCTCCTGCTCAGCCTGGCTCTCTCTGACTTCTTGTTCCTGGCAGCAGCGGCCTTCCAGATCCTAGAAATCCAGCACGGAGGGCACTGGCCGCTGGGGACGGCAGCCTGCCGTTTCTACTATTTCCTGTGGGGTGTGTCCTATTCCTCCGGCCTCTTCCTTCTGGCAGCCCTCAGCCTGGACCGTTGCCTGCTGGCGCTCTGCCCACGCTGGTACCCTGGGCACCGCCCAGTCCGCCTGCCCCTCTGGGTCTGCGCCGGGGTCTGGGTGCTGGCCACACTCTTCAGTGTGCCTTGGCTGGTCTTCCCGGAGGCCGTTGTCTGGTGGTACGACCTGGTCATCTGTCTGGACTTCTGGGACAGTGAGGAGCTGCCGTTGCGCATGCTGGAGATCCTGGGCGGCTTCCTGCCTTTCCTCCTGCTGCTCATCTGCCACATCCTCACGCAGGCTGCTGCCTGCAGGACCTGCTGCCGCCGCCAACCGAGACCCGCGGCCCGCCGTGGCTTTGCCCGTGTGGCCAAGACCATTTTGTCAGCCTACGTGGTTCTGCGGCTGCCCTACCAGCTGGCACAGCTGCTGTATCTGGCCTTCCTGTGGGACATCTACCCGGGCTACCTCCTGTGGGAGATGCTGGTCTACTCTGACTACCTGATCCTGCTCAACAGCTGCCTCAGCCCCTTTCTCTGCCTGCTGGCCAGCGCCGACCTCCGGGCCCTGCTGCGCGCTGTGCTCTCCTCCTTTGCTGCCGCGCTCTGCGAAGAACAGCCAGGCAGCTTCACGCCGGCAGAGCTGCAGACCCAAGAGGAGTCTGGGCAGACTCTGCCAGAGCCAACGGCTGAGGCCCAGCCACAGGCGAACCCCACGGCCCAGCCACAGGCGAACCCCACGGCCCAGCCACAGGTGAACCCCACAGCCCAGCCACAGCTGGATTCTGTGGCCCAGCCAGAGTCAGACGCCATGGTCCATTCTCAGCTGAACCCCACAGCCCAGCCACAGTCAGATGCCGTG GCCCAGGCCCAGTTGGACTCTATGGAGCAGTCACAGGCGACCCCTGAGGCCCAGACCCCTGGACCTGCCGCCAGCTCAGCCCCTAGCCCCTGTGATGAAGCCTCCTTGGCCCCATCCGAGGATCCCACCCCAGAGGCCCCTGAGAATCCAGCCACGCCCGCTGCCTCTGAGggagaaagctccagcagggccccTCCAGAGGAAGGTCCTGCTGCAGGACCCACGTGA